One window of the Pedobacter ginsengisoli genome contains the following:
- a CDS encoding NAD(P)H-dependent oxidoreductase: protein MSLIEALNWRYATKKMNGEKVSQDKVDQILAAAHLAPTSSGLQPFKIIVVTNPELKEKIKDVAFGQSQITDCSHLLVFAAWDNYTEDRIKAVFNHTNSERGLPESATADYVNRLIGIYTARTEEENFHHAAKQSYIGFGVALTEAAILKVDATPMEGFEADKLDELLGLREQGLRSTTLLPLGYRDTEGDWLVNLKKVRVPLKDFVLESN from the coding sequence ATGAGCTTAATAGAAGCCTTAAACTGGCGATACGCCACAAAAAAAATGAATGGTGAAAAAGTTTCACAAGATAAGGTTGATCAGATTCTGGCAGCTGCACATTTGGCGCCAACATCATCAGGCTTACAACCATTTAAAATTATAGTTGTTACCAATCCAGAGCTTAAAGAAAAAATTAAGGATGTAGCTTTCGGACAGTCCCAGATTACTGATTGTTCTCATTTATTGGTTTTCGCTGCCTGGGATAATTATACTGAAGATCGCATCAAAGCAGTTTTTAACCATACCAATAGCGAACGAGGATTACCTGAATCAGCAACAGCTGATTATGTAAACAGACTGATAGGCATTTATACCGCAAGAACCGAGGAAGAGAACTTTCATCACGCTGCCAAACAATCTTATATCGGCTTTGGAGTTGCCTTAACTGAAGCAGCTATATTAAAAGTTGATGCTACACCAATGGAAGGTTTTGAGGCGGATAAACTTGATGAATTATTAGGTTTAAGAGAGCAAGGACTACGCAGTACAACCCTATTACCATTAGGATACAGAGATACAGAAGGAGACTGGTTGGTTAACCTTAAAAAGGTTCGAGTACCTTTAAAAGATTTTGTATTAGAATCTAATTAA
- the mutL gene encoding DNA mismatch repair endonuclease MutL: protein MSDIIKLLPDSVANQIAAGEVVQRPASAVKELLENAIDAGANKIQLIVKDAGKALIQVIDNGCGMSITDARMCFERHATSKVRKAEDLFAIRTMGFRGEAMASIAAIAQVELKTRRHEDEIGTLIEIEGATFVKQEPVAAAEGTGISIKNLFFNTPARRTFLKSNPAEMRHIIDEFQRVAMANPGIAFSLHHDGVEIYRLPASALKQRIVHLFGNNYNERLIPVEEETSIINLKGFIGKPEFAKKTRGEQFFFVNNRFIKDAYLNHAVNRAYEELLPDDNFPLYVLFIEIDPAKIDVNVHPTKTEIKYLDEKSIYAILHSAVKRSLGKFNISPTIDFDQETGFSSMITHKAPEEIVPPSISFNPDFNPFAADKPAPRDNSYSQDSSYASFPKSYGSGKMPVSTKNWGSLYEIANHNPAQQSSLDLPGVEADDQFVPVQKQLMQLHNRYIISQIKSGLMLIDQQSAHERVLYERFILHLEDRKGASQQSLFPQTVTLTPGDYELAKSLLDDIKSLGFEVREFGKNTLVIEGIPVDLGSNNINETQLFEHLIEGFKNSQQELKLDKRDALARSMARNSAIKSGTVLGQAEMNMLIEQLFACKTPNFSISGKPVIQTIGLTELDKKFDK from the coding sequence ATGTCAGATATTATAAAACTTTTACCCGATAGTGTAGCCAATCAAATTGCTGCAGGAGAGGTGGTGCAGCGCCCGGCATCGGCAGTAAAAGAACTGTTAGAGAATGCGATAGACGCGGGGGCCAATAAGATACAGTTGATTGTTAAGGATGCTGGAAAGGCATTGATACAAGTTATAGATAACGGGTGTGGTATGAGTATTACTGATGCACGTATGTGCTTCGAACGACATGCTACCTCAAAGGTTCGTAAGGCAGAAGATTTGTTCGCAATCCGGACAATGGGCTTCAGAGGTGAGGCTATGGCTTCTATTGCTGCCATTGCACAAGTAGAACTGAAGACACGCCGACATGAAGATGAAATAGGAACCCTGATTGAGATTGAGGGAGCCACTTTTGTAAAGCAAGAACCGGTGGCTGCGGCCGAAGGGACTGGCATCAGCATAAAAAACCTTTTTTTTAATACGCCAGCCAGAAGAACCTTTTTAAAAAGTAATCCTGCAGAAATGCGTCATATAATTGATGAGTTTCAGCGGGTGGCAATGGCAAATCCAGGTATTGCATTTAGTCTTCATCATGATGGAGTGGAAATTTACAGGTTACCGGCATCTGCTTTAAAACAGCGGATAGTTCATTTATTTGGTAACAATTACAATGAGCGATTAATTCCGGTTGAAGAAGAAACATCTATAATTAACCTTAAGGGTTTTATAGGTAAGCCCGAGTTCGCTAAAAAGACACGTGGAGAGCAATTCTTTTTTGTAAATAACCGATTTATTAAAGATGCATATCTTAATCATGCGGTGAACCGGGCATATGAAGAGTTATTGCCCGATGATAACTTTCCGTTATATGTACTGTTTATAGAAATTGATCCGGCAAAGATTGACGTAAATGTTCACCCTACCAAAACAGAAATTAAGTACCTTGATGAAAAGTCTATATATGCAATTCTTCACTCTGCTGTAAAAAGATCATTAGGGAAGTTCAATATTAGTCCAACGATAGATTTCGATCAGGAAACCGGATTTAGCAGTATGATAACCCACAAGGCACCTGAAGAGATAGTGCCACCAAGCATTAGCTTTAACCCGGATTTTAATCCTTTTGCTGCCGATAAGCCAGCACCAAGGGATAACTCTTACAGCCAGGATTCATCGTACGCAAGCTTTCCTAAAAGCTATGGGTCGGGTAAGATGCCTGTTAGTACAAAAAACTGGGGCTCACTTTATGAGATAGCGAATCATAATCCAGCCCAGCAATCGTCTCTTGATTTACCTGGTGTGGAGGCCGATGACCAGTTTGTTCCCGTGCAGAAGCAGCTGATGCAGCTTCACAACCGTTACATTATCTCGCAGATTAAATCTGGTCTGATGTTGATAGACCAGCAATCGGCGCATGAAAGGGTTTTGTATGAACGTTTTATTCTGCATCTTGAGGATAGGAAAGGGGCTTCACAGCAAAGTTTATTCCCGCAAACGGTTACCTTAACCCCAGGTGATTATGAGTTGGCTAAAAGCTTACTGGACGATATAAAAAGTTTAGGCTTTGAGGTAAGAGAATTTGGTAAAAATACGTTAGTAATTGAGGGGATTCCTGTTGATCTGGGAAGCAATAATATAAATGAAACCCAATTGTTTGAGCATCTGATAGAAGGGTTTAAAAATTCCCAGCAGGAATTGAAACTGGATAAAAGGGATGCATTGGCGAGAAGTATGGCAAGAAATAGCGCCATTAAAAGTGGTACAGTATTGGGACAGGCAGAAATGAATATGCTTATTGAACAGCTTTTTGCCTGTAAAACTCCTAACTTTAGCATAAGCGGAAAACCGGTTATTCAAACAATTGGATTAACAGAACTTGATAAAAAATTTGATAAATAA
- a CDS encoding DUF1579 domain-containing protein has product MKKVSIIVVLLMLVAVCRIQAQDDAMMKAWEAYMTPGDVHKMMANDNGSWNAEVTMWMSPDAPPTKSKGSCIHTMVMGGRYQQSSFKGTMMGKPFEGMGIMGYDNAKKMFISSWIDNMGTGIMNMEGTWDDATKSITLKGKTVDPMTGKDMDVREVHKMVDNKTQLMEMYMTNDGKEMKTMEIKFTRK; this is encoded by the coding sequence ATGAAAAAAGTATCAATTATTGTGGTCTTGCTTATGCTTGTCGCAGTATGCAGGATTCAGGCTCAAGACGATGCCATGATGAAAGCCTGGGAAGCTTACATGACACCTGGTGATGTACATAAAATGATGGCCAATGATAATGGCTCCTGGAACGCTGAGGTAACGATGTGGATGAGTCCGGATGCCCCGCCGACAAAAAGCAAAGGCTCATGCATACACACCATGGTCATGGGCGGACGTTATCAGCAATCGTCATTTAAAGGAACCATGATGGGGAAACCTTTTGAGGGGATGGGGATTATGGGGTACGATAACGCAAAAAAAATGTTTATAAGTTCCTGGATTGATAACATGGGTACAGGTATTATGAATATGGAGGGCACATGGGATGACGCTACTAAATCTATTACCCTTAAAGGTAAAACTGTAGATCCGATGACCGGTAAAGACATGGATGTTCGAGAAGTACATAAAATGGTTGACAACAAAACCCAGCTAATGGAAATGTATATGACCAATGATGGCAAGGAAATGAAAACCATGGAGATCAAATTCACCAGAAAATAA
- the msrA gene encoding peptide-methionine (S)-S-oxide reductase MsrA, with product MRSILIITLILLSVGGANAQSKNSQKATFGMGCFWCSEALFQRLNGVTNVRSGFEGGTVANPSYEDVCTGATGHAEVIEVTYDPTKIKYDELLEVFWKSHDPTTLNRQGADVGTQYRSVIFYHNEEQKALAEKYKKELNDTKAFGKPVVTAITKAAPFYVAEGYHQDYFNKNGDKPYCRLVILPKVEKLEKIFKAKLKH from the coding sequence ATGAGAAGTATATTAATTATCACGTTAATCCTATTATCAGTTGGGGGTGCCAATGCACAGTCTAAAAATTCACAAAAGGCAACTTTTGGCATGGGATGCTTTTGGTGTTCTGAAGCGCTTTTTCAACGTCTAAATGGGGTTACAAATGTCCGATCAGGTTTTGAAGGCGGCACTGTAGCCAATCCTTCATACGAAGATGTTTGTACCGGTGCTACCGGGCACGCAGAAGTTATTGAAGTTACTTATGACCCGACCAAAATAAAATACGATGAGCTTCTTGAAGTATTTTGGAAAAGCCACGACCCAACAACGCTGAATCGTCAGGGTGCAGATGTGGGCACCCAGTATCGCTCAGTAATTTTCTATCATAATGAGGAGCAAAAAGCACTCGCAGAAAAATATAAAAAGGAATTAAATGACACCAAGGCCTTTGGCAAACCAGTTGTAACTGCCATAACCAAAGCAGCTCCATTTTATGTTGCAGAAGGATATCACCAGGATTACTTCAACAAAAATGGAGACAAGCCATACTGTCGTCTTGTAATTTTGCCTAAAGTAGAAAAACTTGAAAAGATATTTAAAGCAAAACTAAAACATTAA
- a CDS encoding serine hydrolase domain-containing protein, with the protein MRKNNLAGIVTISFLALFTFTACAQDHKQNEQTLAVLTNIESNTILLNNHENIVPLLNLDKKNIASVNLGFASQIVFDSLLNKYTKITSFSSANYQNSAALNDLEDDLKYFNTVIIALPATSANDARNINFIQSLSSNKQVIISLFGDGRTLSSFDAIKAPIIWTDQNTPLAAAIIPQVIFGGIGVNKKLTTNFSAKYTANSGFTTLPIRLKYTLPEDAGVNADNLREIDNIANEAINARATPGLVVLVAKNGKVIFNKGYGTHTYDDRSPDKVNDIFDLASVTKVTATTPTVMRLFEEKKLKLDTNIGAYIPKARTTPMNNIQVREVMLHQAGFIPYIPFHDAIKPTDHSADSSEAYPTKVADGYYVRKDYFKDVMWPKMLNAPIRTRGKYVYSDISMYVMKDIVERISGEPLNQYVSENFYQPLGMQTAGFLPRNRFSKNQIIPTENDTYFRKTLLVGYVHDQGAALVGGVSGHAGLFASSNDLAIIYQMLLNKGTYGGQQYFKPETVDMFTQRQSAVSRRGLGFDRWDPDLTKKYPSELASSQTYGHTGYTGTCVWVDPSRGLVYVFLSNRVNPSVTDKLSTMKIRGRIEDAINKAIDKGVK; encoded by the coding sequence ATGAGAAAAAATAACCTGGCAGGCATTGTCACCATTAGCTTCCTTGCCCTATTTACATTCACAGCCTGCGCTCAGGATCATAAACAAAACGAACAAACACTCGCTGTTTTAACTAATATTGAGAGTAATACGATCCTCCTAAATAATCATGAAAATATAGTCCCCCTTTTAAATCTCGACAAAAAGAATATTGCTTCAGTTAATTTGGGGTTTGCCAGTCAAATCGTATTTGACAGTTTGCTAAATAAGTATACCAAAATCACCTCTTTCTCTTCTGCTAATTACCAAAATTCAGCTGCATTGAACGATTTGGAGGATGATCTTAAATATTTTAATACTGTTATCATAGCCTTGCCGGCAACATCGGCCAACGATGCCCGTAATATCAATTTTATTCAAAGTTTAAGCAGCAACAAACAGGTTATTATTTCCTTATTTGGAGATGGAAGAACACTATCTTCATTTGATGCCATTAAAGCTCCAATTATATGGACTGATCAAAACACGCCTTTGGCGGCAGCGATTATACCACAGGTAATTTTTGGAGGAATTGGGGTAAACAAAAAACTGACCACCAACTTCTCGGCCAAATACACAGCAAACTCAGGCTTCACTACACTCCCTATCCGCTTAAAATATACACTACCTGAAGATGCTGGCGTAAATGCTGATAATTTAAGAGAAATCGACAATATTGCCAATGAAGCTATTAATGCCCGGGCTACACCAGGACTTGTAGTATTAGTTGCTAAAAATGGAAAAGTGATTTTCAATAAAGGCTACGGTACGCACACATATGACGATAGAAGCCCCGATAAAGTGAACGACATATTTGACCTGGCCTCAGTAACCAAAGTTACTGCAACAACTCCAACGGTAATGCGTTTGTTTGAAGAGAAAAAACTTAAACTGGATACAAACATTGGCGCATATATTCCTAAAGCAAGAACAACTCCGATGAACAACATTCAGGTTCGCGAGGTTATGTTGCATCAGGCAGGTTTCATCCCTTATATCCCATTTCACGATGCCATTAAACCAACAGATCATAGTGCGGATTCTTCTGAGGCATATCCAACAAAAGTGGCTGATGGATATTATGTAAGAAAAGACTATTTTAAAGATGTAATGTGGCCTAAGATGCTGAACGCCCCCATCAGAACCAGGGGAAAATATGTATACAGCGACATTAGCATGTATGTAATGAAAGATATTGTAGAACGTATCAGCGGAGAGCCTTTAAACCAGTATGTTAGCGAAAATTTCTATCAACCTCTTGGCATGCAGACCGCGGGCTTTTTACCTAGAAACAGGTTCAGCAAAAATCAAATCATACCTACAGAAAACGATACCTATTTCAGAAAAACCCTATTAGTAGGATATGTTCATGATCAGGGAGCAGCATTAGTAGGAGGTGTATCGGGTCATGCCGGTCTATTTGCCAGTTCAAATGATTTGGCTATCATATACCAAATGCTATTAAACAAAGGAACGTATGGGGGCCAGCAATATTTTAAGCCGGAAACTGTGGATATGTTTACGCAAAGACAATCGGCAGTTAGCAGACGTGGTTTAGGATTTGATAGATGGGATCCGGATCTGACCAAAAAATATCCTTCTGAACTCGCTTCTTCACAAACATATGGGCATACCGGCTACACAGGGACCTGTGTGTGGGTAGACCCATCGAGAGGCTTGGTATATGTATTTCTATCGAACAGAGTTAACCCTTCCGTTACAGATAAACTAAGTACCATGAAAATTAGAGGAAGAATTGAAGACGCGATAAATAAAGCGATTGACAAAGGGGTAAAATAA
- a CDS encoding isopenicillin N synthase family dioxygenase, translating into MSTPYIPCLDLGSYINGTEEQRKKFSDELGRAFNDSGFVTITNHGVSQELINKLYKNIQSMFSLSSEEKRKYERVELAGQRGYTSAGKETAKGAKTADLKEFWQIGQEVMDGDPIKAQYPDNEYLEEIPEFNEVTREIYQRLEGNGKHLLRAIATYLGLPIDYFDKHVHNGNSILRGIHYFPIEDPDALPDDAVRAGAHEDINLITLLIGASADGLEVLTRSDEWLPIKAGHTDIVVNVGDMLQRLTNNKLRSTTHRVVNPPRELMKTSRFSVPFFLHPRSDMDLTSLESCIDSEHPKVYDDMTAGEYLDERLREIGLKK; encoded by the coding sequence ATGTCAACACCTTATATTCCATGTCTGGACCTTGGTTCATACATCAATGGAACTGAAGAACAGCGAAAAAAATTCTCTGACGAATTGGGCAGGGCATTTAATGATTCTGGTTTTGTAACTATCACTAATCATGGTGTAAGTCAGGAATTAATAAATAAGCTTTACAAAAACATACAATCGATGTTTAGCCTTTCGTCTGAAGAGAAAAGAAAGTACGAAAGAGTAGAACTTGCAGGACAGCGTGGTTATACCAGCGCTGGCAAGGAGACAGCAAAGGGAGCTAAAACGGCTGATTTAAAAGAATTTTGGCAAATCGGGCAGGAAGTTATGGACGGGGATCCTATTAAAGCCCAATATCCGGATAATGAGTATCTGGAAGAGATTCCAGAATTTAATGAGGTAACAAGAGAGATTTATCAACGCTTAGAGGGCAACGGCAAGCACCTGCTGCGTGCAATAGCTACTTACCTTGGGCTACCAATAGATTATTTTGATAAGCATGTTCATAATGGCAATTCAATTTTAAGGGGGATCCATTATTTCCCTATTGAGGATCCGGATGCATTGCCGGATGATGCTGTTCGGGCAGGTGCGCATGAAGATATTAATCTCATCACTTTACTTATAGGGGCAAGTGCAGATGGTTTAGAAGTGTTAACACGTAGCGATGAATGGTTGCCAATTAAAGCGGGGCATACGGATATTGTTGTAAATGTTGGAGACATGTTGCAAAGATTAACAAACAATAAACTTCGTTCAACAACACATAGGGTAGTAAACCCGCCGAGAGAGTTGATGAAAACTTCGCGCTTTTCGGTTCCTTTCTTTTTACATCCCCGCTCAGATATGGATTTAACAAGTCTTGAATCTTGTATAGATTCTGAACATCCTAAGGTTTACGATGACATGACTGCAGGTGAGTATCTTGATGAAAGGCTGAGAGAGATAGGCCTAAAGAAATAA
- a CDS encoding outer membrane beta-barrel protein, translating to MKNLILSVVLLAAASLSSSAQEKGFYIKPTGSYFMKVTPVEFPAINGQLARDKTTTITGTGASATTSTSETALTGSFGQGFRVGLVGGYQFNKIIGLEVGLNYFKSEEQDMLKQTVINNGTNVLSLHAVGQVRAFDIAPALVFRIPNTGKIQPYSKIGVIVPVGGYLQINTSVNDQTGQIAASQGTVSPPGTRTTLVLAREERINPRPTIGFQSALGFDYAIGNKISLFSEIEYRNVSVGGKDKELRKYNGTATVVVNATNTPAGSKQLTLGDQPIGDREVNYHKTINSTMNVKGQPNYDSGKPSDDLRSYINIGGLGLNVGVKIGI from the coding sequence ATGAAAAACTTAATTTTATCAGTAGTATTACTCGCCGCAGCCTCTTTATCATCATCAGCACAAGAAAAGGGCTTTTACATTAAACCAACAGGTAGTTATTTTATGAAAGTAACCCCTGTTGAATTTCCAGCAATAAATGGTCAGTTGGCCAGAGACAAAACAACAACAATTACAGGAACTGGTGCAAGCGCTACCACTTCAACATCTGAAACCGCATTAACGGGCTCATTTGGACAAGGTTTTAGGGTAGGCTTAGTTGGGGGGTACCAGTTTAATAAAATTATCGGTTTAGAAGTCGGGCTTAATTACTTTAAAAGCGAAGAGCAGGACATGCTAAAACAGACGGTAATAAATAACGGAACAAATGTGTTAAGTCTGCATGCCGTAGGGCAGGTGCGTGCATTCGATATAGCACCAGCATTAGTATTTCGAATTCCAAATACAGGAAAAATCCAGCCTTACAGTAAAATTGGTGTAATAGTTCCGGTTGGAGGTTATCTGCAAATCAATACATCAGTTAATGATCAAACTGGTCAGATTGCTGCATCCCAAGGTACCGTATCGCCTCCCGGAACGAGAACAACTCTTGTTTTGGCTCGTGAAGAGCGTATTAACCCAAGACCGACGATTGGATTTCAAAGTGCTTTAGGCTTTGATTACGCAATTGGGAATAAAATAAGCTTATTCTCGGAAATTGAGTATCGTAATGTTTCTGTAGGAGGGAAAGACAAAGAGCTTAGAAAGTACAATGGAACAGCAACCGTAGTTGTTAATGCGACCAATACTCCGGCAGGATCAAAGCAACTCACTCTTGGAGATCAGCCAATAGGAGATAGAGAAGTTAACTACCATAAAACAATTAATTCTACAATGAATGTTAAAGGGCAACCTAATTATGATTCTGGAAAACCCTCGGATGACCTGCGCTCATATATTAATATTGGAGGTTTGGGGTTAAATGTTGGGGTTAAAATTGGGATATAA
- a CDS encoding copper resistance protein NlpE translates to MKKQILSMAIVSMLLWSCSNEKKPKTNTDASLIDTIEAVDTTHHAQTSLDWNGTYKGITPCADCEGIETEVTLNKDMTFIVKTKYKGKSDEVFEEKGIFKWDQTGSIVMLEGLKDRPNQFFVGENTLTQLDLEGKKITGALAENYILKK, encoded by the coding sequence ATGAAAAAACAAATCTTATCGATGGCTATTGTTTCAATGCTGCTTTGGAGCTGCAGTAATGAAAAAAAACCGAAAACAAACACAGATGCCTCCTTAATAGATACGATAGAAGCTGTTGACACCACACACCATGCTCAAACATCCCTTGATTGGAACGGAACATACAAAGGGATTACCCCATGTGCAGACTGTGAGGGTATAGAAACAGAAGTTACTTTAAATAAAGACATGACTTTTATAGTAAAAACAAAATATAAAGGCAAAAGCGACGAGGTATTTGAAGAAAAAGGCATCTTTAAATGGGATCAGACAGGATCAATAGTTATGCTTGAAGGCCTTAAAGACAGGCCCAACCAATTTTTTGTTGGAGAAAATACTTTAACCCAGTTGGATCTGGAAGGGAAAAAAATTACAGGAGCATTGGCAGAGAATTATATCCTGAAAAAATAA
- a CDS encoding carboxypeptidase-like regulatory domain-containing protein, translating into MRFVKFVIALILFSTAAQSSLHAQQDSIVLDNIMNKSKKLAEERPTERVYVHFDKPYYSVADTIWFKTYLTMEQNLPSILSKIVYVDVINSSDSLVQSIKIPVVKGVATGNIPLTPGTYKQGNYYIKAYTLWMLNFGDSFFFTKTIPVGEAIDKQLNTHFSYKTTQTDKNQSIDAIIQFKNSENVVQANKTVNWRVTSNFDLVSKGKGTTDQNGILKIKIDSRKNEAITNGELITDMVLSETNTATSTFKLKPVKSVNDVQFFPEGGDLISGIASRIAFKAINGAGLGIDLKGTITDNGGNTLSNFTSTHLGMGSFYLNPESNKVYTANVTFKDGTTKSFELPKPIASGITLQVANTDPLALNIKIFANETYFAANKGKMVFIVGSNGGIVYYAAKTKLNNLVTNAKIPKDKFPSGITQITLFSETGDPISERLAFNYPKNTVSVTLKTDLPAYKRRQKVKMTVTAKNGTVPMEGSYSISVTDDQKVPVNEDNEITILSSLLLTSDLKGYVEKPNYYFNKPDEKKISDLDVLLLTQGYRRFNFKDIMTGQLPPVTLLPEQDMRITGTLRDRTGMPVRKGALRLTVTGSKYAAETMTNNTGIFAFPNLNIPDSSEVVINAKYSANGSSLMILLDGQMAPPLTKNPEHLDEVVNIDSALAPYLNNSKKQYSYLRTLKEVKIEGAKVKRPSHADYPSLAGLSNITGTTIDGDRFQGCNMFALCLQTQAMGLTFFENNFYVTRDYNQGNKTPVQIFINGTPSDYFALTAVQTSEVESVEIFPRDELGTVNRLYGTNGVLVVNLKKAPKGTKMSLAEFKKLMPEANLLKFSPKGFSTQREFYSPKYINAANTYNFNDLRSTIYWNPKVVTDSTGVLSLEYYNGDGNGTYRAVIEGVDKDGNISRSVYRYSIK; encoded by the coding sequence ATGAGATTCGTAAAATTTGTAATTGCCCTAATATTATTTTCAACTGCTGCTCAGTCTTCTTTACATGCGCAGCAAGACAGTATTGTTTTAGACAACATAATGAACAAATCCAAAAAACTGGCGGAAGAACGACCGACAGAAAGAGTTTATGTTCATTTCGACAAACCATACTATAGTGTGGCCGACACCATCTGGTTTAAAACATACTTAACTATGGAACAGAATCTTCCGTCTATTCTAAGTAAGATAGTTTATGTTGATGTGATAAATAGCAGCGATTCCCTTGTTCAAAGTATAAAAATTCCTGTTGTAAAAGGCGTAGCAACCGGGAATATACCACTTACTCCCGGCACTTATAAGCAAGGCAACTATTATATCAAGGCATATACTTTATGGATGCTGAATTTTGGTGATAGCTTTTTCTTTACCAAGACTATTCCGGTTGGAGAGGCTATAGATAAACAATTAAATACTCACTTCAGCTACAAAACCACTCAAACAGATAAAAACCAAAGCATTGATGCTATAATCCAATTCAAAAACAGTGAAAACGTTGTACAGGCCAATAAAACAGTAAACTGGCGGGTAACCTCTAACTTTGATCTTGTAAGTAAGGGAAAAGGGACTACCGACCAGAACGGAATTTTAAAAATTAAGATTGATTCACGTAAAAATGAAGCTATTACCAATGGAGAGCTCATAACCGATATGGTTCTAAGTGAAACTAATACTGCTACTTCGACTTTTAAGCTTAAACCAGTTAAAAGTGTTAATGATGTTCAATTCTTCCCTGAGGGCGGAGATTTAATTAGTGGTATCGCTTCAAGAATAGCCTTTAAAGCTATTAATGGTGCGGGATTAGGGATTGATTTAAAAGGTACCATTACCGACAATGGCGGTAATACGCTTAGTAATTTTACATCAACTCACTTAGGTATGGGTTCTTTTTACCTAAATCCGGAGAGCAATAAAGTATATACCGCCAATGTTACTTTTAAAGATGGCACTACCAAAAGTTTTGAACTACCAAAACCTATCGCTTCTGGCATTACACTTCAGGTAGCCAATACAGATCCATTAGCATTAAACATTAAAATATTTGCCAACGAAACATATTTCGCTGCCAATAAAGGTAAAATGGTATTTATTGTAGGATCCAATGGTGGGATTGTTTACTATGCCGCAAAAACCAAGTTAAATAACCTGGTTACCAATGCTAAAATCCCAAAAGATAAGTTTCCATCGGGTATAACTCAAATTACACTGTTCTCCGAAACTGGTGATCCAATCAGCGAAAGACTGGCCTTCAACTATCCGAAAAATACGGTAAGCGTAACATTAAAAACCGACTTGCCAGCCTACAAACGCAGACAAAAGGTAAAAATGACTGTGACTGCCAAGAACGGCACTGTACCTATGGAAGGAAGCTATTCAATTTCTGTTACTGACGACCAGAAAGTTCCGGTTAATGAGGACAATGAAATAACAATTTTAAGTTCATTGCTGCTAACATCAGACTTGAAAGGATATGTTGAAAAACCAAACTACTATTTCAATAAACCTGATGAGAAAAAAATAAGTGATCTGGATGTACTACTGCTTACTCAAGGGTATCGTCGCTTTAATTTTAAGGATATAATGACCGGGCAACTTCCTCCGGTTACTTTATTACCGGAACAAGATATGCGAATTACAGGTACATTAAGAGACCGCACGGGCATGCCAGTAAGAAAGGGCGCATTAAGACTAACCGTTACAGGAAGCAAATACGCTGCTGAAACCATGACTAATAATACAGGTATTTTTGCCTTCCCTAATCTGAATATTCCTGATTCTTCTGAGGTTGTAATAAATGCAAAATATAGTGCCAATGGCTCAAGCTTAATGATATTGCTTGATGGGCAAATGGCCCCTCCGCTTACCAAAAACCCAGAGCACCTGGACGAGGTTGTTAATATAGATAGTGCACTTGCACCTTATTTAAATAACAGTAAAAAACAATATAGCTACCTTCGTACTCTTAAAGAGGTAAAAATTGAAGGCGCAAAAGTAAAACGACCAAGTCATGCCGACTATCCATCATTAGCTGGCTTAAGCAATATTACCGGAACAACAATAGATGGCGATCGTTTTCAGGGATGCAATATGTTTGCCCTATGCCTACAAACTCAGGCAATGGGCTTAACTTTTTTTGAAAACAATTTCTATGTCACCAGAGATTATAATCAAGGAAACAAAACACCTGTTCAGATCTTTATTAATGGTACACCTAGTGATTATTTTGCGTTAACTGCTGTTCAAACTTCAGAAGTTGAATCTGTTGAGATATTTCCAAGAGATGAGCTGGGTACAGTAAACAGATTATATGGTACCAATGGTGTATTAGTTGTTAACCTTAAGAAGGCTCCAAAAGGCACAAAAATGAGTTTAGCAGAATTTAAAAAGCTTATGCCTGAAGCTAACCTATTAAAATTTAGCCCTAAAGGATTT